A window from Chitinophaga filiformis encodes these proteins:
- a CDS encoding alpha-2-macroglobulin family protein has product MGPKKRLAVVSAFAVCLLITCITACKNTKTVMNPALAKYIEAYTAGVISRQSTIRVQLTSNVNVTHTQNEPVEEELFDFSPNVKGKAYWVDATTVEFRPDANLEPGKTYKATFKLGKVMKVEKDLKEFDFEFRVIKPSYAIEEYGLKAAGSNILNKMTFSGAISTADTEDPQQIEKVVNATYDGKKMAITWQHNAADKVSTFTIENLVRGEKGTGPRKLELNWDGKPLKVDLSGKKTIEVPAISDFKVLDVRAVAETEQYVLVQFSDPVSVAQSLDGLIGISGESDLRFSIEGSEVKVFAAKRLEGNYTVVVNEGILNVADSKLEQSFSANIIFENTQPSVTIPGKGVILPESNKLVMPFEAVNLSAVDVTIIKIYENNIPQYLQQNGLDGSAELRRVGRPVVEKTIRLDTDKSLNLHKRNRFFLDMEKLLRTEPGAIYRVTIGFRKSYSLLGCSSTESENNANTSEGESDEEYYGGYYGNEKVDEDDDFWRRYDNYYPYGYSWDERDNPCTNSYYNKDKWASRNVFSSNIGLTAKRGNDNSMLIAVTDIRDTKPMIGVELELLDYQNQVIFKTKSDGEGLATFDLKRKPYLLVAKKDDERGYLKLDDGNSLPLGRFDVKGEEVQSGIKGFLYGERGVWRPGDTLFLTFILEDKQQKLPPNHPVTLELYNPKGQLYRQLNGLQSVNGFYRFTTATSPDDLTGNWTAKVKVGGAVFTKNLRIETVKPNRLKIDLNFGRNTTLSKTSPTEGTLNARWLFGATAQNLKAKVDVSLTQQTTSFKNFKDYHFDDPITHFEAESKTIFESSLGENGTAPVKVDLPLGSLAPGQLKASFEIKVFEPGGDFSIDHFSMPYNPFASYTGVKMPEGDRMTGMLLTDKAHPVSIVNVDENGNLLSGNQEVQVELYKIRWRWWWDEDSEDEFSNFTQSSYNQLLKKETMTLHGGKGTWNLQIAYPDWGRYLVRVKDLKSGHTSGQAVYIDWPGWAERVQKENPTEASMLVFTSDKTQYNVGDDITLTIPSSEGGRGLVSIESGSKVLKTFWIETQKGQTVYKFKAEKEMAPNIYVNVSLLQKHANTLNDLPIRMYGVIPLTINDANTVLQPVITMPDKLEPEQNASITISEAKGKEMTYTIALVDEGLLDLTRFKTPDPHSAFYAREALGVKTWDLFDYVIGAWGGDIERILSIGGDEGLNKNAGNAKANRFKPVVLYMGPFTLKGGKQTHNFKLPPYVGSVKAMVVAGQDGAYGSAEKVVAVKKPLMLLTTLPRVLGPSETIQLPVTVFGLENNIRSAKVTLATSPLLEVVGERTKTVTFPQPGEQIVYFDVRVRPQVGIAKVKVTATSGAAKAEEETQLEIRNPNPVITTVQEATLQAGQSWSTTYKPAGMAGTNTGVLEVSTIPALNLAKRLNYLIQYPHGCVEQTTSSVFPQLALNQLMDLKQSELANVDRNIKAGINRLKGFQASDGGMSYWPGEGQSDEWGTNYAGHFLLEAQAKGYELPASMLDQWKKYQRNKAGAWAPSTTNFYGGDLTQAYRLYLLALAKVPELGAMNRLKEFKYLSNEAKWRLAAAYKLAGQPELANSLVRTLPTDVKPYNQLGGTFGSDLRDKAMILETLTILGQRTRANELLKQIAASLAQDSWYSTQTTAYALIAVAKYCGVNSSGNKMSFSYTVNGASNTVNGSSYVAQVPVTFASMADGSVSIQNKGQNVLYTRLILQGRPDAGQEPNVPNNPDVLDIQVKYSTRDGKALDPASLRQGADFLATVTIRNPGKRGYYEQMALTEVFPSGWEIINTRLMDNDSSFRSSPYTYKDIRDDRVYTYFNIEENKTRTYNVLLNAAYLGRYYLPAVSCEAMYDNTIHAFLPGKWVEVTK; this is encoded by the coding sequence ATGGGTCCCAAAAAACGCCTGGCGGTCGTCTCCGCCTTCGCTGTATGCCTGCTCATTACCTGCATTACAGCCTGTAAAAACACGAAAACAGTCATGAATCCCGCCCTGGCTAAATACATTGAAGCCTATACCGCCGGGGTTATTTCGAGGCAAAGTACAATCCGGGTACAACTGACCAGCAATGTGAATGTTACTCATACACAGAACGAACCTGTGGAAGAGGAGCTTTTCGATTTCAGCCCCAACGTCAAAGGAAAGGCATACTGGGTGGACGCTACCACGGTCGAGTTCCGGCCCGACGCCAATCTCGAACCGGGCAAGACCTACAAGGCTACCTTTAAGCTGGGCAAGGTCATGAAGGTGGAAAAAGACCTGAAGGAATTCGACTTCGAGTTCCGTGTTATCAAGCCATCTTATGCAATAGAAGAATATGGCCTGAAAGCGGCAGGCAGCAACATCCTGAACAAAATGACATTCTCAGGCGCTATCAGTACTGCTGATACCGAAGATCCCCAACAGATCGAGAAGGTTGTGAATGCCACTTATGATGGTAAAAAAATGGCTATCACCTGGCAACACAATGCGGCCGACAAAGTATCCACCTTCACTATAGAGAACCTGGTACGTGGGGAAAAAGGCACTGGCCCCCGTAAGCTGGAACTAAACTGGGACGGTAAACCTTTGAAAGTAGACCTCTCCGGCAAGAAGACAATCGAAGTACCTGCCATCTCCGACTTTAAAGTACTGGATGTACGTGCAGTGGCTGAAACAGAACAATACGTGCTTGTACAGTTCTCTGATCCTGTCAGTGTTGCACAGAGCCTGGATGGTCTTATTGGCATCAGCGGTGAAAGCGATCTGCGCTTCTCCATTGAAGGTAGTGAGGTAAAAGTTTTCGCTGCTAAAAGGCTGGAAGGGAACTATACCGTCGTAGTGAATGAAGGTATCCTGAATGTGGCCGATAGTAAACTGGAACAAAGCTTCTCTGCCAATATCATCTTCGAAAATACGCAACCTTCCGTGACCATTCCCGGCAAAGGTGTGATACTGCCGGAAAGCAATAAACTGGTGATGCCTTTTGAAGCGGTGAACCTCAGTGCTGTGGACGTGACCATCATCAAGATCTATGAGAATAATATACCGCAATATTTACAGCAGAATGGACTGGACGGTAGCGCGGAATTACGCCGTGTGGGACGTCCGGTAGTGGAAAAGACGATCCGCCTGGATACCGATAAATCGCTCAACCTCCACAAGCGCAACCGCTTCTTCCTGGATATGGAGAAACTGCTGCGTACGGAACCAGGCGCTATTTACCGGGTGACCATAGGTTTCCGCAAATCCTACTCCCTCCTGGGATGCTCTTCCACCGAAAGTGAGAATAATGCTAATACAAGCGAAGGAGAAAGTGATGAAGAATATTATGGTGGTTATTATGGCAATGAGAAAGTAGATGAAGACGACGATTTCTGGCGCCGTTATGATAACTACTATCCTTATGGCTATTCCTGGGATGAGCGTGACAATCCATGCACCAACTCTTACTACAATAAAGACAAATGGGCATCCCGCAACGTCTTTTCTTCCAACATAGGCCTTACCGCCAAAAGAGGAAATGACAACAGCATGCTGATTGCCGTAACCGATATCCGTGATACCAAACCGATGATCGGTGTCGAACTGGAACTGCTCGACTATCAGAACCAGGTCATCTTCAAAACTAAAAGTGACGGTGAAGGTCTCGCTACTTTCGATCTGAAACGTAAGCCTTATCTCCTCGTTGCTAAAAAAGACGATGAAAGAGGTTACCTGAAACTGGACGATGGCAACTCTCTGCCACTCGGCCGTTTCGATGTAAAAGGCGAAGAAGTGCAGAGTGGTATCAAAGGCTTCCTGTACGGTGAACGTGGCGTATGGCGCCCGGGTGATACCCTGTTCCTCACCTTCATCCTGGAAGATAAACAACAGAAACTGCCCCCTAATCACCCGGTAACACTGGAACTGTACAATCCTAAAGGACAATTGTACAGACAGCTTAACGGGCTGCAGTCAGTGAATGGTTTTTATCGCTTCACCACTGCCACCTCTCCGGATGATCTGACAGGTAACTGGACAGCCAAAGTAAAAGTAGGCGGTGCGGTATTTACCAAAAACCTGCGTATAGAGACCGTTAAGCCTAACAGGCTGAAAATAGACCTCAACTTCGGCAGGAACACTACGCTCTCCAAGACGTCTCCAACTGAAGGTACACTGAACGCCCGCTGGCTATTTGGCGCTACTGCCCAAAACCTGAAGGCGAAGGTGGATGTGTCGCTCACACAGCAGACTACCAGCTTTAAGAACTTCAAGGACTATCATTTCGATGACCCTATCACGCACTTCGAAGCTGAGAGCAAAACCATCTTTGAAAGCAGCCTGGGCGAGAATGGTACAGCGCCTGTAAAAGTAGATCTGCCATTGGGCAGTCTGGCTCCCGGTCAGCTGAAAGCCAGCTTCGAGATAAAAGTATTTGAGCCCGGTGGCGATTTTAGTATCGACCACTTCTCCATGCCTTATAATCCGTTTGCTTCCTATACCGGTGTCAAAATGCCGGAAGGCGATCGTATGACAGGTATGCTGCTCACAGATAAGGCGCATCCTGTCAGCATTGTGAATGTAGATGAAAACGGTAACCTGCTGAGCGGCAACCAGGAAGTACAGGTAGAACTGTACAAGATCCGCTGGCGCTGGTGGTGGGATGAGGACAGTGAAGACGAATTCAGCAACTTCACACAGAGCAGCTACAACCAGCTCCTGAAGAAAGAAACAATGACACTGCACGGTGGTAAAGGTACCTGGAACCTCCAGATAGCCTATCCAGACTGGGGACGTTACCTGGTGCGTGTAAAAGACCTGAAAAGCGGTCATACAAGTGGTCAGGCAGTATATATCGACTGGCCGGGATGGGCAGAAAGGGTGCAGAAAGAAAACCCAACCGAGGCATCTATGCTGGTATTTACTTCCGATAAAACCCAGTACAATGTAGGTGATGATATCACCCTCACTATCCCAAGCTCAGAAGGTGGCCGCGGATTGGTGAGCATAGAATCAGGCAGCAAGGTGTTGAAAACCTTCTGGATCGAAACACAGAAAGGTCAGACCGTTTACAAGTTCAAGGCAGAGAAGGAGATGGCGCCAAACATTTATGTGAACGTCAGCCTGCTGCAGAAACATGCCAATACCCTGAACGACCTGCCAATCCGTATGTATGGCGTGATCCCGCTCACCATCAATGATGCGAATACCGTATTACAACCGGTGATCACCATGCCTGACAAACTGGAACCGGAACAGAATGCCAGCATCACTATATCTGAAGCCAAAGGAAAAGAAATGACCTACACCATTGCCCTGGTGGATGAAGGCCTGCTGGACCTGACCCGTTTCAAAACACCTGACCCACACAGCGCTTTCTATGCACGTGAGGCCCTTGGTGTGAAGACATGGGACCTGTTTGATTATGTGATCGGCGCCTGGGGTGGCGATATAGAACGCATCCTGAGCATTGGCGGTGACGAAGGACTGAATAAAAATGCAGGCAATGCAAAAGCCAACCGCTTTAAGCCTGTTGTATTATACATGGGGCCATTCACGCTGAAAGGCGGCAAGCAGACCCATAACTTTAAACTGCCTCCGTATGTTGGTTCTGTGAAAGCAATGGTAGTTGCAGGTCAGGACGGCGCTTACGGTTCTGCTGAAAAAGTAGTGGCGGTGAAGAAACCGCTCATGTTGCTGACCACACTGCCACGTGTACTGGGACCATCAGAGACTATCCAGCTACCGGTAACTGTATTCGGACTGGAAAACAATATCCGTTCTGCAAAAGTTACACTGGCTACCAGTCCGCTACTGGAAGTAGTGGGCGAGCGTACCAAGACCGTTACTTTCCCACAGCCCGGTGAGCAGATCGTTTACTTTGATGTGCGTGTAAGACCACAGGTAGGCATCGCCAAAGTGAAAGTGACCGCTACCAGCGGCGCGGCTAAAGCAGAAGAAGAAACCCAGCTGGAAATACGTAATCCAAACCCGGTGATCACCACCGTCCAGGAAGCCACCCTTCAGGCCGGCCAGAGCTGGAGCACTACCTATAAGCCTGCGGGCATGGCGGGCACTAACACCGGCGTACTGGAAGTATCCACTATTCCTGCTTTGAACCTGGCGAAAAGATTGAACTACCTGATCCAGTATCCGCATGGATGTGTGGAACAAACCACTTCCAGTGTATTCCCTCAACTGGCGTTGAACCAGCTGATGGACCTGAAACAAAGTGAACTGGCGAATGTAGACCGTAATATCAAAGCCGGTATCAACCGCCTGAAAGGCTTCCAGGCTTCCGACGGCGGTATGAGCTACTGGCCTGGCGAGGGACAGTCGGACGAGTGGGGTACCAACTATGCCGGTCACTTCCTGCTGGAAGCCCAGGCCAAAGGTTATGAGCTGCCTGCCAGTATGCTGGACCAGTGGAAAAAATACCAGCGCAATAAAGCCGGTGCATGGGCTCCGTCCACTACCAATTTCTATGGCGGCGACCTGACACAGGCATATCGTCTGTACCTGCTGGCACTGGCAAAAGTGCCGGAATTAGGCGCCATGAACCGTCTGAAGGAATTCAAGTACCTGTCTAACGAAGCGAAATGGAGACTGGCAGCAGCCTATAAACTGGCTGGTCAGCCGGAACTGGCCAACAGCCTGGTGAGAACATTGCCTACAGATGTGAAGCCATACAATCAACTGGGCGGTACCTTCGGTTCCGACCTGCGTGATAAGGCGATGATACTGGAAACACTCACCATCCTGGGACAGCGTACACGTGCAAATGAGCTCTTAAAACAGATAGCGGCCAGTCTCGCACAGGATAGCTGGTATAGTACACAGACCACCGCTTATGCATTGATTGCCGTCGCCAAATATTGTGGTGTGAACAGCAGCGGCAATAAGATGAGCTTCAGCTATACAGTGAATGGCGCCAGCAACACTGTAAATGGCAGCTCTTATGTTGCACAGGTGCCTGTTACCTTCGCCAGCATGGCAGATGGTAGCGTAAGCATCCAGAACAAGGGACAAAATGTGCTGTATACCCGCCTTATTCTCCAGGGCCGTCCGGATGCCGGTCAGGAGCCTAATGTGCCTAACAATCCTGATGTGCTGGATATCCAGGTAAAATACAGCACCCGCGACGGTAAAGCCCTTGATCCGGCTTCCCTGCGTCAGGGAGCAGACTTCCTGGCAACTGTTACCATCCGCAACCCGGGTAAACGTGGTTATTATGAACAAATGGCGCTGACGGAGGTATTCCCGAGTGGATGGGAGATCATCAACACCCGTCTGATGGACAATGACAGCAGCTTCCGTTCATCGCCATATACCTACAAGGATATCCGCGATGACAGGGTATACACTTACTTCAATATCGAGGAAAATAAAACACGCACCTACAACGTCCTGCTGAACGCGGCCTACCTTGGCCGTTATTATCTGCCGGCCGTATCCTGTGAGGCAATGTATGACAACACCATACATGCGTTCCTGCCGGGTAAGTGGGTAGAAGTGACAAAATAA
- the pbpC gene encoding penicillin-binding protein 1C, whose product MWFRKRKWWLLAAALLLILYIFSIPSRLFTTPTSFVIEDSNGELLSATIATDGQWRFPADKQVPDKFAKCIVAYEDKRFYHHWGVDILALGRAIRQNISRKKVVSGGSTLTMQVIRLSRNRQRTLMQKLIEAVMATRLEFSYSKKSILSLYAGNAPFGGNVVGLEAASWRYYGRSATQLSWGETAALAVLPNSPALVHPGRNRQILLQKRNQLLDKLQQNNTIDSVTCQLAKLEPLPDQPKALPQDAPHLLDKFRKDYLAQKDNKAVTRVRTTLEASLQRNVSSIVERYHNVYKANGINNAAAIVLDVETGNTLAYVGNVFHPEDPETESHVDIIQAPRSPGSTLKPFLYAAMLNDGLILPHSLVADIPTQIAGYTPQNFDLGYDGAVPASKALARSLNIPAVRMLQQYRYERLHALLKQMGMTTLTQPADHYGLSLILGGGEATLWELSGMYASMARTLLHLDQYKGKYDADDIHPPNYIQGAKLVSKHSPSTSGVLDAGAIWYTFQAMEEVMRPGEELLWQQFSSSQRIAWKTGTSFGFRDGWAIGVTPQYVVGIWVGNADGEGRPGLIGVSTAAPVLFDVFRLLQTGSWFNAPYSKLQKIEVCRQSGYRTSDLCPEKDSIAVPVSGLRSGVCPYHQLVHLDHTGTWRVTADCEPPSQMQHVPWFVLPPAMEFYYRSKHNYLPLPPYKAACLATLSTGKAPMELIYPRPNARIYVPVEIDGTPGEAVFTATHRNTTEKIFWHLDNNYIGTTQEIHQLALHPSAGKHTITLVDEQGEQIHISFEILARKNEDQ is encoded by the coding sequence ATGTGGTTCCGAAAACGAAAATGGTGGCTTCTTGCTGCAGCCCTGCTCCTTATCCTTTACATCTTCTCTATACCTTCCCGTCTCTTCACTACGCCTACCTCTTTCGTGATTGAAGACAGTAACGGAGAACTGCTAAGCGCTACCATTGCTACTGACGGACAATGGCGTTTTCCGGCAGACAAACAGGTACCCGACAAATTTGCCAAATGCATTGTTGCCTATGAAGACAAACGTTTCTATCACCACTGGGGGGTAGATATACTGGCGCTGGGCCGGGCTATCAGGCAAAACATCAGCAGGAAAAAAGTTGTCAGCGGTGGCAGTACGCTTACCATGCAGGTGATCAGGTTATCGCGCAACCGGCAGCGGACCCTTATGCAAAAGTTGATAGAAGCGGTGATGGCCACCCGGCTGGAGTTCTCTTATTCCAAGAAGAGCATTTTATCATTATACGCAGGCAATGCGCCTTTCGGAGGGAACGTGGTTGGGCTGGAAGCCGCTTCCTGGCGGTATTACGGCCGTAGCGCCACACAGCTGTCCTGGGGAGAAACAGCCGCACTGGCGGTATTGCCGAATAGTCCGGCACTCGTACACCCGGGTCGTAACCGGCAGATATTACTACAAAAACGCAATCAGCTGCTGGATAAGCTGCAGCAGAACAATACCATTGACAGCGTAACCTGCCAGCTGGCCAAGCTGGAGCCGCTGCCCGATCAGCCGAAAGCATTACCACAGGATGCCCCGCATTTATTGGACAAGTTCAGGAAAGACTACCTGGCTCAAAAAGACAATAAAGCCGTTACACGCGTCAGGACAACGCTGGAAGCATCATTGCAAAGGAATGTCAGCAGTATCGTAGAGCGCTATCATAATGTTTACAAAGCGAACGGTATCAACAATGCAGCTGCTATTGTACTGGATGTGGAAACCGGTAATACGCTGGCTTATGTAGGCAATGTATTTCATCCGGAAGATCCTGAAACGGAAAGCCATGTAGATATTATACAGGCGCCCCGCAGCCCGGGCAGTACCTTGAAACCATTCTTATATGCAGCCATGCTGAATGATGGATTGATTTTACCGCATTCCCTGGTGGCAGACATTCCTACACAGATAGCAGGATACACACCACAGAACTTTGACCTGGGATATGATGGAGCGGTGCCTGCCAGTAAAGCGCTTGCACGTTCGCTCAATATTCCTGCGGTCAGGATGTTACAGCAATACCGCTATGAAAGGCTGCATGCATTGCTGAAACAAATGGGAATGACAACATTGACCCAACCAGCAGACCACTACGGCCTTTCGCTGATCCTCGGTGGCGGAGAGGCTACCCTGTGGGAGCTGTCGGGCATGTACGCCAGCATGGCGCGCACCCTGCTGCACCTGGATCAGTACAAGGGGAAATATGACGCAGATGATATCCATCCGCCAAATTATATACAGGGAGCTAAACTGGTATCAAAACATTCACCATCCACCAGTGGCGTACTGGATGCGGGCGCCATCTGGTATACTTTTCAGGCGATGGAAGAGGTAATGCGCCCTGGTGAGGAATTGCTCTGGCAGCAGTTCTCATCTTCACAACGTATTGCATGGAAAACAGGCACCAGCTTCGGTTTCAGGGACGGTTGGGCCATTGGTGTTACGCCACAGTATGTAGTAGGCATATGGGTAGGCAATGCAGATGGTGAGGGCAGACCAGGGCTGATAGGTGTATCTACAGCGGCGCCGGTACTCTTTGACGTGTTTCGTTTACTACAGACCGGCAGCTGGTTTAACGCGCCTTATAGCAAACTGCAGAAGATAGAAGTTTGCCGGCAGAGCGGTTACAGGACCAGCGATCTTTGTCCGGAAAAAGATTCCATTGCAGTACCAGTCAGCGGACTACGCTCAGGCGTATGTCCCTATCATCAACTGGTGCATCTGGATCATACCGGAACGTGGCGTGTTACAGCAGATTGTGAACCACCCTCGCAAATGCAGCATGTGCCATGGTTTGTACTACCCCCGGCAATGGAATTCTACTATCGTTCGAAACACAATTATCTGCCACTGCCTCCATACAAAGCAGCTTGCCTGGCCACGCTCAGTACCGGCAAAGCGCCTATGGAGCTGATCTATCCAAGGCCTAATGCGCGTATCTATGTACCTGTTGAAATAGATGGTACGCCCGGAGAGGCCGTATTCACAGCAACGCACCGCAATACGACGGAGAAGATCTTCTGGCACCTGGATAACAATTATATAGGTACCACACAGGAAATCCATCAGTTAGCACTGCATCCTTCTGCGGGTAAACATACCATCACACTGGTTGATGAGCAGGGAGAGCAGATACATATATCGTTTGAGATATTGGCCAGGAAGAACGAAGATCAGTAA
- a CDS encoding replication-associated recombination protein A gives MEPLAERIRPETLDELVGQEHLTGKDSILRTALRQGKIPSMILWGPPGVGKTTIANIIAHTLDVPFYTLSAISAGVKEVREVIEIARKQGYAVLFIDEIHRFNKSQQDALLGAVEKGIITLIGATTENPSFEVNSALLSRSQVYVLKPLSETELLQLLHQAMKQDEWLGSKQIELKETTALFNISGGDARKLLNLFELVVNTLQNEMPIVITDQKVMDIAQQRVTIYDKTGEQHYDIISAFIKSVRGSDPNAAVYYLARMIEGGEDVKFIARRLVILASEDIGNANPNALLLATSCFQAVTMIGYPEARIILSQCTTYLASSPKSNAAYMAINNAISVVSQTGDLPVPMHIRNAPTKMMKDMGYHKGYEYSHDYDNNFSPQEYLPDSIKGMKLYDPGRNAREDEMRKHLRSLWKEKYGY, from the coding sequence ATGGAACCATTAGCCGAGCGAATAAGACCGGAGACACTGGACGAGCTGGTGGGACAGGAACACCTGACCGGCAAGGACAGCATCTTACGTACTGCCCTGCGGCAGGGAAAGATCCCGTCAATGATCCTGTGGGGGCCTCCGGGCGTAGGTAAGACCACTATTGCCAACATTATTGCACATACACTGGATGTGCCCTTTTATACACTCAGTGCTATTTCTGCCGGTGTAAAAGAAGTACGCGAAGTGATCGAGATAGCCCGTAAACAGGGGTATGCCGTATTGTTCATTGATGAGATACACCGCTTTAATAAGTCCCAACAGGATGCCCTGCTGGGCGCTGTTGAAAAAGGTATCATTACGCTGATAGGCGCCACTACCGAGAATCCTTCCTTCGAAGTCAATTCCGCTTTGTTGTCCCGCAGCCAGGTATATGTACTCAAACCACTTAGTGAAACCGAGTTATTACAGCTGTTGCACCAGGCCATGAAACAGGATGAATGGCTGGGCAGCAAACAGATAGAACTAAAGGAGACCACTGCCCTGTTTAATATCTCCGGTGGCGATGCCCGTAAGTTGCTTAACCTGTTTGAACTGGTGGTAAATACCCTGCAAAATGAAATGCCCATTGTCATTACCGATCAGAAGGTGATGGATATAGCACAGCAGCGTGTAACGATCTACGACAAGACAGGGGAACAACATTATGATATCATCTCTGCATTTATCAAATCTGTTCGTGGAAGCGATCCAAATGCAGCTGTCTACTACCTGGCGAGGATGATAGAAGGTGGTGAGGACGTGAAGTTCATTGCGCGCCGCCTTGTGATACTGGCGTCTGAGGATATAGGTAATGCCAATCCCAACGCATTACTCCTGGCTACGAGCTGCTTTCAGGCGGTAACGATGATCGGCTATCCGGAAGCACGGATCATCCTCTCCCAATGCACTACTTACCTGGCCTCTTCCCCGAAGAGCAATGCTGCATATATGGCTATCAATAATGCCATATCTGTGGTGTCGCAAACCGGCGATCTGCCGGTGCCTATGCATATACGCAATGCGCCAACGAAGATGATGAAGGACATGGGGTATCATAAGGGATATGAATACTCTCATGACTACGATAACAACTTCTCCCCGCAGGAATACCTGCCGGACAGTATCAAAGGCATGAAGCTCTATGATCCGGGCAGGAATGCGCGTGAGGATGAAATGAGAAAACACCTGCGCAGCTTATGGAAGGAGAAGTACGGTTACTGA